The nucleotide window ACTTCTTTTGTGTGGAAGAAGTCTTGAGTTGTATGTGAAAAGGCCTGAAAGTTGGCCTTGCTCAAGTAAAGGGTGACATAGATATCTATCTGTAATACTTTTATGCCTCTGCACTAGCCAATGCCTTGGGTGGGGATTTTGGAGATCAAAGGTCAGGGTCACTGTGACCTCTTGTCCTTCCCAGTCACATAAACgcaatacagttgtccctcgctataacgcggttcacctttcgcagcctcgcagtttcgcggattttttttttgtccaattttgcatgttttttttctgcattgttcctcctggatccgaggttcgactatcggctgaatcctcctctccagcaccctgGAGTAGACCTTCCCAGgtaggctgagaagtgtgatccccctatagttggaacacaccctccggtcccccttcttataaagagggaccaccacccaggtctgccactccagaggcactgtccccaaccgccacgcgatgttgcagaggtgtgtcagccaagacagccccacaacatccagagacttgagatactcagggcggatctcatccacccccACCGCTCTGCCATTGAGGAGCTTACAaaccacctcagtgacctcagcttgggtgatggacAAGTCCACCCCCGAGTCCTCAACCTCTGCCTCCTCAGCGGAAGACGTGACGGTGGGATTGAGGAGACCCTCGAAGTATTCCTTCCACCGCCCGACAATATCCCCAGTCGATGTCAGCAGGCCCtcacctgcactgtaaacagtgttggcagagtactgcttccccctcctgaggcGCTGGACAGTTTGCCAGAATTTCTTCAAGGCCGACCGATaatcctcctccatggcctccccGAACTCCTCCCAGCTTCGAGTTTTTGCCTCTGCCACTGCCCGAGCCGCGGCACGCCTGGCCTGCCGGTACCCGTCAGCTGCCTCAGGAGTCCCAGAGGCCAACATGGACCGGTAGgactccttcttcagcttgacggCATCCCTTACTTCCGGTGTCCATCACCGGGTTCTGGGATTGCCGCCATGACAAGTACCAGAGACCTTGCGGCCACAGCTCTGAATAGCCGCATCGACAATGGAGGACGAGAACATGGTCCATTCGGACTCAATGTCCCCAGCCTCCCTTGGGAGCTGGGAGAAGCTCTCCCGgaggtgggagttgaagacCTCCCTAACAGAGGGTTCGGCCAGACATTCCCAACAGACCCTCACAGTACGTTTGGGCCTGCCAGGTCTGTCAAGCACCTGCTTCCCCTCCACTAGCGGAGGGGGAAGCAGGTGCAAGACTGTTTTGCTGAGAGACTAGGATGTGTTTAAAGATGCAGCCATCCGGGAAGACTCTTCTGTTAGCATAcaacccaagcactcacctgccgacgagattatgagattattgctctcacggagctaattatcaattagtcttctgcagataattaatgtgccacctttgtctctgtgtgagtgtgtgtgaatggttgatgtgtgtttgtccgagtgcgtgctctgTCTACTTCAGATCCAGGTCTTCATGGTGTGGtccgggtccctggctgctctggtgcatccggcttcccttggcgtcatcatccctcatccgccacctatctatcctcatacattttattgtttgttatctgtgtttacaacatctattgcacatctgtccgtcctggggagggatccctcctctgttgctcccctgaggtttcttcctatttttctccctgttaaaggggttttttagggagttgttcctcatccgatgtgagggtctaaggacagaggatgttgtatttttctgtaaagccctttgggacaaatttgtatttgtgattctgggctatacaaataaataaaattgaataaattaaaattgaaaattgaatacAAGATTATGCTGAGCATGTGACGGGGTACATTAGCACTTGTGTTGACAACATTGTGCCCACCATACAAGTCAGAAAGCTCCTGAACCAGAAGCCCTGGATAAACAGTCAGGTACGCCACACGCTGCATGCCCGGAAAATAAAGGCTCCTACATCAGGATACTCTTTATCGACTACAGCTCCACTTTTAACACAGTCATCCCCCACAAACTGTCCACACTTGGTCTGCACCCCACCCTCTGTGACTGGCTACTGGATTTTCTGACGGGCAGACCCCAGTCTGTGAGGATTGGAAATAGGACTTCAGCCAACATCACCACAAACAATTTCATTGGGCAGGGAACTTGTTTCTTTCTGTGCACATGATAATAatactttgactttgactaatGTTGGCCTGTTCACCCACAGTGTAGGGAAATCTGATGTATCGACTGGTCACATTAACAATGCCATCTAAGACTGCAGGCAGTAACTCAATCCCAGCTCTGGGGGGACAAACCACCAAGTCTGAGGCCATCAGAGAACCACAGCCTCAAGACCAAATGGCTCACAGCGGCCAAACTAGCACCCCACACTCCTGAAGCTACTTTTCAGCAGCTTGGTTAAAGGTTTCCcagagaggctgagcagagtgatAACACGATAGCTGATGCACACTCTCCTGCCTCCATTTTAAAAATAAGGTCCACAACCCTCGTCTGTCACTCTACAGTGAACTACAAGATTTTGGTGATGATCAGTATATTTCCACCATTAGAGGTTTTTGTATGTTAGTCATAACTGTACTGAGCTACTATCACAAGTTCATGAGCAAATAGGAAATTCAAACATCTACAACTTCTCAAACAGGCTGCTATAGATACACACAGAGCCCACAAAAGTCACATCCGGTTTTAGCCTGagtggaaaacaaagccttaGCGACCATTGAAAACAATGAGCAGACAATGGTTAAGGGATGCTGTGTGACGTTTTGCACATCGAATTTCGCAAAAAATCCGGAATTAAAGTCCATACATTTGTGAAATATAAGTATGTAAGTAacgtttatttgtatagcacttttcacagagaaagctcacaaagtgctttccaagattaaaaggaaaaaaacaacaacaaacatgattgcattcaaacaacaaacatgaatgcatacaatcatacacacaaagaaaataacatatTAACAGCAAGTCGGGTGTCAGGTCAAAAGGAACGCCTGCCtaaacaaatatgttttaagGTGCTTTCTAAAACTGACAACAGATGCTGCAGCTCTCAGGGTCTGGGGGAGAGCATTCCACAGTTTAGGCGCAGCTGACTCAAAGGCTCGATCTCCGCGAGTTCTGAGTATAGTGCGGGGAACTGTCAACAGGTTGTGTACAGCAGACCTGAGTATCCTGCCAGGAGTATACACCTGAAGGAGTTCAGACAAATACTCAGGTGCCTGGTCATGCAGAGCTCTAAAAGTTAAAACCAGAACTTTAAACTGGATCCTGTAGCGCACtggaagccagtgtaaagatGCTAGGACAGGAGTAATATGATGGTCTTTCGATGTTTTAGTTAATAGCCTAGCGGCGGCATTCTGCACAAGTTGGAGGCGATCAATGGAGGTTTTACTGAGGCACAGAAAAAGGGAGTTACAATAATCCAAGCGGGATGACACAAAGGCATGAATAATCATTTCTAGTTCGGCACTTGATATAATAGAACTCAGTTTTGCAATATTCCTGAGGTGAAAAAAGCATGTGCGGGTCAGAGCCAGAATGTGTTTGTCAAGGTGCATGGCCCggtcaaaaataactccaagaTTTCTCAAACTAGAGCGAACATTAGAATTCAGTGACCCAATACAGCTAGACACACTACGGGCAGTGACTTCAGGGACGACAATCAGGACCTCAGTCTTAGCCGCATTAAGCTGAAGGAAGTTATTAGTCATCCAAACATTGATTGCAAACAGACAGTCATGTAGTACGTTGAGATCGTCGGTACTTTCAGGATCAAAGGAGAAGTACAACTGAATATCATCGGCATACATATGATAAGAGATACCTTTGAACCCATTGATAATGTTGCCGAGAGGTTGCATATACAATGCAAACAGAATCGGTCCTAATACTGACCCCTGAGGCACACCACACGAAAAAGGGACTGACTCAGAGGTGTAAGGGCCAGCAGCAACAGAGAAATTTCTACCAGTAAGGTAGGAGGCAAACCAATTAAGGGCACTGCCAGAAATACCTATGTGGTCACTGAGCCGATCTGGTGGTCCACTGTATCCAAAGCGGCGCTGAGGTCGAGCAGAACTAAAATGGTGGATTTGCCACTGTTGGAGGCCATCATGATGTCATTAGACACTCTAAGAAGTGCCGTCTCAGTGGAGTGCATCTGACGATAACCTGATTGAAATTTGTCAAGGATGTGTCTATTTAATACAGTGACTAGCTGATTTGCAACCACCTTTTCTAGAATCTTGGATAAAAAGGGTAATTTAGAAATGGGCCTAAAGTTGCTGGACAGTGAGGGGTCCAGGTTGGGCTTTTTGAGAAGTGATTGAACGGCCGCCTGTTTAAAATAAGAGGGAAAGCAGCCGGACACGAGTGAAGTGTTGATAATGTGAAGCAGAGAAGAGCCAATGGAACCAGTAACTTTTTTCAATAGTGATGTGGGTAAGACATCTAACGGGCAGGAGGAGGATTTTGTACTGCTGACTAGCTCAGTTAAGTCATGTAGGGAGATAGGTGAAAACCAGTCCAGTATTTGCTGACGTTTGGGACAGGCTGGAGGAGGGGCTGAAGAGGGGGTTATACTTGCCCTAACACAGGCTACTCTGCTAACAAAAAATGATAGAAATTTGTTACAGTCTTCAACTGAAGAGACAGGTACTACAGAGGGCTGAGAAGTCACAAGATTATTTATAATATCAAAAACGACCTTGGGATTTCGCTTATTAGAGGAGATGAGGTCAGCAAAATAGGTGGCCCGGGCTGCTTTGACCATGGAGTTATACTCAGTTAAAAGTTCTTTAAAATGCATGCGATGCACCTGGAGCCTGGTGGACTTCCACAGGCGTTCAGCACGCTGCCATTTGCGCCTCAAACAACGAATGTCATTGTTGAttttttagatttagatttcTTTTTAGATTTATTGTCCCCCAGGGGAAATTCCTTTTCACAACACTGTACATATGTACACAACAGcaatacaatacatatatacacaacagCAATACATCACACTTAGGCAACAGCATCCCATCACCACAGCACATCAGATCACACAGtaacacaggacaggtgtgtaaAGCTTGTGTTCTCAGCGTGGCCGGCTGTTTAAGGCAGCAAAGGCCGCAGGGATCAGTCTTAatgatcaatttttggttggacagtgtagagtcatgagtaaaaaaaaacaaacaaacaagaagaatTCCTTCGTCTTCTTCAAACTTGGAGCACAAGTTGTGCATCTGGATCCACTGGGTTCTcatcaaatgggcaggccattttccaagagggTTTATGGGTCAGTAGGTGGGgatttctacctgctgagctcttatcctgaacttatgCTGCGTTCCAGCGGGGAATTGTACCTGTGAATAACAACTTCAAAGTCACGAGTCACGACTTCAAACCGTTTCAGGCATAACCGATAAAAACAACCGTCTCCAGTTGGGCCGCCTTTcttgtgtacaaaacataaactgcgTGACGTCAAACGAGGAAGTTGGAGTCCGGTGAGCACAATCGAGTTCACAGGcgtgaattcacaggtttggctatTGTCCCGCGCACTTTTAACAGGTAAATCACTAGTTACGGGTGGCCTGGGACGCAGcattaacctgctccggagcaggttaggtgttcagcgtatgttaccatggcaacataccccgataaaaagtaaaccacctttattgtacagaaaacccagggttaagcctgaagttatcccgctaagcccaaatccagcgATATGGTACAGGCCTACTAGCGCCAGATCATGACAATTAGAACTGAACCGAACCACATAAATTGTTTAAAAGACATATTTAATGTTGTTTATAATGCACAAAGATTAACgtaaaatttgattttactAAGAAGGTGGTGCCAGAAAAATTACACCAGGAAGAGACAAGACTGCACACATCTCCATTCTCCTTTTTCAAAAAGATTACACAACCCATTTCTAATTGGGTGACCATGCTGACATGTGATGGTGACACCTGAAGTGGGTGGGAGGATAAAGCTCATATACAGGATGGGAGGAAAGGCAACTCCTCCAGACCAGATCTGGTCTTGTGGATACCAGCATGATTTTTAACTTGCTGTCTGTAGAGTGAAAGTTAGCAACAGTGTGGATGATTTTGTCCTGGACTGACCTCTGCAGGAAGGCATAAGTATCTCTAGACAGGGGATGATgcacttttctttgtgtttgtgtcttgtgcTCCAGTAATTGCAGGAGGCGGCAATAGAGACATTTTGATCTTCAGAAAAATTTCTAATATGTTGAAAATGCCAAGGACTAATTACAATAACACTGCCGGCCTTAAGTATCATACAACACATGAAACATTACTATATGCCAGTCTGACCATGGGGTCCAGCAGCATTTTCCTCTACATCAACAGTGTCCTGCTGTTCACCTTGAGGAGTAAGTCGGTATTTCGTGAAACCTCCCGCTACATCCTGCTGTATAATCTTCTTTTTGCAGACACTGTTTATCTGATATCAAGCTCGCTGATTTACATGTTGGCTGCTTTTCggataaaactgacattttacatGTGCAGTGTTGTAATATTACCCCCGCAGCTTGTGTACTCAATCTCGCCTCTAACCCTAACGGTGATGTCACTGGAGAGATTCGTGGCCATATGCTATCCACTGAGACAcgctgtcatcatcaccatcagaaACACAGGTGTGGCAATCACTCTAGTGTGGCTCACCAGTTCCCTCAGCATCATCATTCGTGTTTTAATGCTATTATGTTCAAACACTGAGTTCTCATTCAACCTGCAGATGAAGGACATCTGCTCCAAGGAGACCGTGTTTTTTGTACCAATGTCTCATCATTTTGTCACAGCATATTCTGGCATTGTCCTCCTGTCTGCGGGTGTCACAATCATCTGTTCCTATATTGGTGTGACACTTgttgccaggtctgcttcaacAAACAAAGCCTCAGCCAGAAAGGCCAGCCAAACCCTTTTGCTCCACCTGTTTCAGCTGGGCCTGATTCTCATCTCCACTTTTCAATCCAACATCATCACAGCCGCTGCTACAATCATGGAGAGATCACATGTTTTACGGCTTTACAGcctttcctttattttcctcaCCATCCTCCCCAGGTGTTTGAG belongs to Myripristis murdjan chromosome 14, fMyrMur1.1, whole genome shotgun sequence and includes:
- the LOC115371050 gene encoding odorant receptor 131-2-like, which codes for MGSSSIFLYINSVLLFTLRSKSVFRETSRYILLYNLLFADTVYLISSSLIYMLAAFRIKLTFYMCSVVILPPQLVYSISPLTLTVMSLERFVAICYPLRHAVIITIRNTGVAITLVWLTSSLSIIIRVLMLLCSNTEFSFNLQMKDICSKETVFFVPMSHHFVTAYSGIVLLSAGVTIICSYIGVTLVARSASTNKASARKASQTLLLHLFQLGLILISTFQSNIITAAATIMERSHVLRLYSLSFIFLTILPRCLSTFIYGLRDQTIRPFLIQHLCCQLQLITNALSKYLHQCQLLCH